From the genome of Vicia villosa cultivar HV-30 ecotype Madison, WI linkage group LG2, Vvil1.0, whole genome shotgun sequence, one region includes:
- the LOC131653402 gene encoding BES1/BZR1 homolog protein 4-like, with protein sequence MTSGTRLPTWKERENNKRRERRRRAIAAKIFSGLRMYGNFRLPKHCDNNEVLKALCNEAGWTVEPDGTTYRKGCKPLEHMDMIGGSSAASPCSSYHPSPGSSSFPSPSSSPYGTNRNDGNSLIPWLKNLSTASSSASSPKLPHPYLHSGSISAPVTPPLSSPTSRTPQMNTTDWEDRSARPGWSGQHYSFLPSSGPPSPGRQIVDPEWFAGIKLPHASPTSPTFNLVSRNPFAFKEDGYSGNGSRMWTPGQSGTCSPAIAAGSDYTADIPMSEAISDEFAFGSNTFGMVKPWEGERIHEEFVTDDLELTLGNSKTR encoded by the exons ATGACTTCAGGAACGAGGCTGCCCACATGGAAGGAGAGAGAAAACAACAAGaggagagagagaagaagaagggCCATAGCTGCAAAGATCTTCTCTGGTTTGAGAATGTATGGTAATTTTAGATTGCCTAAACATTGTGATAACAATGAGGTTCTTAAAGCTCTTTGTAATGAAGCTGGTTGGACTGTTGAACCTGATGGAACCACTTACCGTAAG GGATGCAAACCTTTAGAGCATATGGATATGATTGGCGGATCATCGGCTGCAAGTCCTTGCTCATCTTACCATCCAAGCCCTGGCTCATCATCCTTCCCAAGTCCATCTTCATCTCCTTACGGTACAAATCGTAACGATGGTAATTCCCTCATTCCATGGCTCAAAAACCTCTCCACAGCTTCATCTTCAGCATCATCTCCGAAACTTCCACATCCCTACCTTCACAGCGGCTCCATCAGCGCTCCTGTCACACCTCCCTTGAGCTCTCCGACTTCTAGAACACCACAAATGAATACTACTGACTGGGAAGATCGATCTGCACGGCCGGGATGGTCTGGACAGCATTATTCTTTCCTGCCTTCGTCTGGTCCTCCGAGCCCCGGCCGTCAGATAGTTGATCCTGAATGGTTTGCAGGGATCAAACTTCCTCACGCTAGTCCAACTTCCCCAACATTCAACCTTGTCTCTCGAAATCCATTTGCTTTCAAGGAAGATGGTTATTCAGGCAATGGTTCACGTATGTGGACCCCTGGACAGAGTGGAACGTGTTCTCCGGCTATTGCAGCGGGATCGGATTACACTGCTGACATTCCTATGTCAGAAGCCATCTCAGATGAATTTGCATTTGGAAGTAACACATTTGGGATGGTGAAGCCTTGGGAAGGAGAAAGGATCCACGAAGAATTTGTAACAGATGATCTTGAACTCACACTTGGTAACTCAAAGACCAG GTGA